The following are encoded in a window of Flavobacterium cupriresistens genomic DNA:
- a CDS encoding DUF6157 family protein: MKVHTTNYENTFIEVAEDCPATGGEIPRQKGEAKTIATIEFDLINANPYKYSSDDVLFQVFADKNDLTQSEYEEAREKFFSKGQACLRASPLTKRYGWGIHNNEKGKVALYGMETEAYQKLSKDQNLKIVKAMRASRK; the protein is encoded by the coding sequence ATGAAAGTTCATACCACAAACTACGAAAACACTTTTATTGAAGTAGCGGAAGATTGTCCCGCTACCGGTGGTGAAATTCCGAGACAAAAAGGCGAAGCCAAAACTATTGCCACTATCGAGTTTGACCTGATTAATGCTAATCCTTATAAATATTCCTCAGACGATGTTTTGTTTCAGGTTTTCGCCGATAAAAATGATTTAACCCAATCAGAATATGAGGAAGCCCGTGAGAAATTCTTTTCGAAAGGACAAGCCTGTCTGCGTGCCTCTCCTTTGACCAAACGTTATGGCTGGGGCATACACAATAACGAAAAAGGAAAAGTGGCCCTTTACGGAATGGAGACCGAAGCATACCAAAAACTGTCTAAAGACCAAAATCTAAAAATCGTAAAAGCCATGCGAGCCTCCCGAAAATAA
- a CDS encoding nuclear transport factor 2 family protein, with product MMPMINLLVLFMLFLSRETLDQTKSEDLEAELLKTDIIRMDSLLFDIAFNQCDAALFKKIISDDIEFYDDRYGLNVPYGGKIKALIGNYTRPEKVIRKLNSCTITKLGDFGALQLGEHTFFANDIPQTTGKFIHIWERKENDWKLKRIVSYEHKSFENNTPLNFNTSSFIK from the coding sequence ATGATGCCGATGATAAACCTACTCGTTCTCTTTATGCTGTTTTTAAGCAGAGAAACATTAGACCAGACAAAAAGTGAAGATTTAGAAGCAGAACTTTTAAAAACTGACATCATCCGAATGGACAGCCTACTCTTTGATATTGCATTCAATCAATGTGATGCTGCTCTTTTCAAAAAAATAATAAGCGATGATATCGAATTTTATGATGATCGATACGGGTTAAACGTTCCTTATGGCGGTAAAATAAAAGCTTTAATTGGAAATTATACAAGACCCGAAAAAGTAATCCGAAAATTAAACTCCTGTACTATAACTAAATTAGGAGATTTTGGTGCTTTACAATTGGGCGAACATACCTTTTTTGCCAATGACATTCCGCAAACAACAGGAAAATTTATTCATATATGGGAACGAAAAGAGAACGACTGGAAATTGAAACGAATCGTTAGTTATGAACATAAATCTTTCGAAAATAATACTCCATTAAATTTTAATACTTCCTCGTTTATAAAATAA
- a CDS encoding nuclear transport factor 2 family protein, translating into MKKPILFLFIFLISGMIKAQTNEQVLKMANLKTEIIKMDSLLFTVAFNECKTDLFKKIIADDIEFFDDRSGLNNSKEHEIKTFNEKCARSEKVTRKLNSTTIDKLGDYGAVQLGDHTFLVDGVPVGTAKFIHIWERKNNEWILKRIVSYEHRPIKK; encoded by the coding sequence ATGAAAAAACCAATCCTCTTTCTTTTTATCTTCCTAATTAGCGGAATGATAAAAGCGCAAACAAATGAACAAGTTCTGAAAATGGCTAATCTGAAAACAGAAATCATCAAAATGGACAGTCTGCTTTTCACGGTTGCTTTTAATGAATGTAAAACGGATCTTTTCAAAAAAATTATAGCCGACGATATTGAGTTTTTCGACGATCGTTCGGGATTAAACAATTCGAAAGAGCACGAAATAAAAACTTTTAATGAAAAATGTGCCCGATCTGAAAAGGTTACCCGAAAATTAAACTCCACTACTATTGATAAATTAGGGGATTATGGTGCGGTACAATTGGGAGATCACACTTTTCTAGTGGATGGTGTTCCGGTTGGAACTGCAAAATTTATTCATATCTGGGAACGAAAAAACAACGAATGGATTTTAAAACGTATTGTTAGTTATGAGCATAGGCCTATTAAAAAATAA
- a CDS encoding serine hydrolase domain-containing protein — protein sequence MSLYNQYGQFNGSILVAEHGKVIFKKGYGQANMEWNIPNQTDTKFRLGSISKQFTAFLIVKLAEEGKIKLDVPITTYLSDYPKATGDKITIHHLLTHTSGIPNYTSVPKFLEEKSKEPYTPQEFIKTFENLPLEFTPGEKFRYSNSGYFLLGYLIEKITQKTYEQYLQETILTPLKMANTGYDHNEIILKKRAAGYEKQGKKLINSSYIDMSIPYAAGSLYSTVEDLYLWDQALYTNKLLSAASMDSLFKPYISFGDESYGYGWFIDELLNSDKSKLKIVEHGGGINGFNTLISRVPADKNLVVLLNNTGGTVLGEMNTAIRAILYNQPYNQAKKSMALELSEVFNTKGLTAGIDSYKKLKADSTYRIKEGEINNAGYQLLQSGKTKEAIEMFKINVETFPKVGNVYDSLGEAYLKDGNTKLAIENYTKSVTLDPSNESGKKVLEEISKK from the coding sequence ATGAGCTTATACAACCAATATGGTCAATTTAATGGGTCTATATTGGTTGCAGAACACGGAAAAGTCATCTTCAAAAAAGGATACGGACAGGCTAATATGGAATGGAATATTCCAAATCAGACTGACACCAAATTCAGATTGGGTTCGATCAGCAAACAATTTACCGCTTTCTTAATTGTAAAACTGGCAGAAGAGGGCAAAATAAAACTGGATGTCCCAATCACCACTTATCTATCGGATTACCCAAAAGCAACGGGCGACAAAATAACAATTCATCATTTACTTACGCATACATCGGGAATTCCAAATTATACCTCGGTTCCTAAATTTCTGGAAGAAAAAAGCAAGGAACCTTATACTCCGCAAGAGTTTATAAAAACCTTTGAAAATCTACCACTTGAATTTACACCAGGCGAAAAATTCAGATACAGCAATTCGGGTTATTTTCTATTGGGTTATCTTATTGAAAAAATCACTCAAAAAACCTATGAGCAATATTTACAGGAAACCATTCTGACTCCTTTGAAAATGGCAAATACCGGTTACGACCACAACGAAATTATTCTAAAAAAGCGAGCTGCAGGTTACGAAAAACAAGGCAAAAAACTCATTAATTCGTCTTATATTGATATGAGTATTCCGTATGCAGCAGGTTCTTTGTATTCTACTGTAGAGGATTTATACCTTTGGGATCAGGCATTGTACACCAATAAATTACTATCAGCTGCTTCTATGGATTCCTTATTCAAACCTTATATCAGCTTCGGTGATGAGTCTTATGGATACGGATGGTTTATCGATGAACTTTTAAACAGTGATAAAAGCAAATTAAAAATAGTAGAACACGGCGGAGGAATCAACGGATTTAACACTCTAATATCCCGTGTTCCGGCAGATAAAAATCTGGTTGTTTTATTGAACAATACGGGAGGTACTGTTTTGGGTGAAATGAATACTGCGATCAGAGCTATTTTATACAATCAACCTTATAATCAAGCGAAAAAATCAATGGCACTTGAATTGTCGGAGGTTTTTAATACAAAAGGGCTAACCGCCGGAATTGACAGCTATAAAAAACTAAAAGCAGACTCGACCTACCGCATCAAAGAGGGAGAGATAAATAACGCGGGGTATCAATTATTGCAAAGCGGAAAAACAAAAGAAGCGATAGAAATGTTCAAAATCAATGTGGAAACTTTCCCTAAAGTTGGAAATGTTTATGACAGTTTAGGAGAGGCTTATTTGAAAGACGGCAACACCAAGTTGGCGATCGAAAATTACACAAAATCGGTAACACTTGATCCGTCAAATGAAAGCGGAAAAAAGGTTTTGGAGGAAATTTCTAAAAAATAA
- a CDS encoding alpha/beta fold hydrolase produces MKKSVLFLICFLTIGTLIAQNNLTTPYGDNKEAGNYKDINGIKMYYEVYGSGKPLVLLHGNGGSIKGHGHRIEYFKKYFQVIAIDSRGHGKSVDPSNQQLKYVQMANDVSTLLDSLKIDSAYVWGQSDGGILGLLLAINHPKKVSKVATFGANLFPGKKAVYDEIDEVVKETLKTTKDSHVRNLYNLLEYQPNISEKDLHKIKCPVLVMSGDRDAIRLEHSIKIFDNIENSNFFVMPGATHFGSYEKPDLFNLVLLSFFNDPFKKTSTVELFTVKK; encoded by the coding sequence ATGAAAAAATCGGTCTTATTTCTTATCTGTTTCCTTACTATAGGAACATTAATTGCTCAAAATAACCTTACTACTCCCTATGGCGACAATAAAGAAGCCGGGAACTATAAAGACATTAACGGCATCAAAATGTATTATGAGGTTTACGGAAGTGGAAAGCCTTTGGTGTTACTTCACGGAAATGGCGGGTCGATTAAAGGTCATGGGCACCGAATCGAATATTTTAAAAAATACTTTCAGGTTATAGCTATCGACAGCAGAGGGCACGGAAAATCAGTTGATCCGTCCAACCAACAGCTAAAATATGTACAAATGGCCAACGATGTCAGCACATTGTTAGATTCTTTAAAAATTGACAGTGCATATGTTTGGGGCCAAAGCGATGGTGGTATTCTAGGGCTATTGCTTGCGATAAACCATCCTAAGAAAGTTAGCAAAGTCGCTACTTTTGGAGCCAATTTATTTCCGGGCAAAAAAGCGGTTTATGATGAAATTGATGAAGTAGTAAAGGAGACCTTAAAAACGACAAAAGATTCGCATGTCAGAAATCTTTATAATCTACTGGAATACCAGCCTAATATCTCTGAAAAAGATTTACATAAAATAAAATGCCCTGTACTAGTTATGTCTGGCGACAGAGATGCTATCAGACTGGAACATTCGATTAAAATTTTCGATAACATCGAGAACTCCAACTTTTTTGTGATGCCCGGAGCAACGCATTTTGGTTCTTATGAGAAACCGGATCTTTTTAACCTGGTATTGTTGAGTTTCTTTAATGATCCATTTAAGAAAACGTCCACTGTTGAATTGTTTACTGTTAAAAAATAA
- a CDS encoding class A beta-lactamase-related serine hydrolase — translation MNFNKSNLFQLKLILTGLFFFQIQSGFSQEEKNSELYKTIMSKDSLLFNVGFNTCDVSQFENLYADDFEFYHDTDSISNKAQFLINLKKGICDKSRPYRYRRELVTGSTEVYPLYKNGIVYGAIQMGRHRFYEISPGKPEQAGSYAKFTHLWLLKNKDWKLARSLSYDHQMPDSTADQSTLFDEEEATEKWLKENNIPALGIGVIADGKLKQIKVFGSLKKEVSAPYNTIWNVASLTKPITAIVALKLVSQGKWNLDEPVYKYWTDPDVANDPNNKLITTRLIISHQTGFPNWRYMNKSGKLDIQFKPGTKHQYSGEGFEYLRKALEKKFHKPLNQLAAELIFEPLQMTDTQFFWNAKTDESRFAIGYDTKGNAYETNKNKTANAADDLLTTIKDYGTFLCSVMNGDGLSKKVFDDMITPQVNKEKKNKYFGLGFEIYDLENDTYALSHGGADQGVQTLVFLLPKTKQGLLIFTNVDDGYKVYKKLLLHYLGENGKKIIAIETK, via the coding sequence ATGAATTTCAATAAATCAAATCTATTCCAGTTAAAGCTAATTTTAACTGGTCTTTTTTTCTTCCAGATCCAATCCGGATTTTCACAGGAAGAAAAAAACTCTGAACTATACAAAACCATTATGTCAAAAGACAGCCTACTGTTTAATGTTGGTTTTAACACTTGTGACGTCTCTCAATTTGAAAATTTATATGCTGATGATTTTGAGTTTTATCATGACACTGACAGTATCTCAAACAAAGCCCAATTTTTAATCAACTTAAAAAAAGGAATATGTGACAAGTCAAGACCTTATAGATATCGCAGAGAATTGGTTACCGGAAGTACTGAGGTTTATCCTTTATACAAAAACGGAATCGTATATGGTGCCATACAAATGGGAAGACATCGCTTTTATGAAATCTCACCGGGAAAACCGGAACAAGCAGGAAGTTATGCCAAATTTACGCATCTCTGGCTTTTAAAAAACAAAGACTGGAAATTAGCCAGATCGTTAAGTTACGATCATCAAATGCCTGACTCAACAGCTGATCAATCGACTCTTTTTGATGAAGAGGAAGCAACCGAAAAATGGCTTAAAGAAAATAATATCCCCGCTTTAGGAATTGGAGTTATCGCTGACGGAAAATTGAAACAAATAAAAGTTTTCGGCAGCCTCAAAAAAGAAGTCAGCGCACCGTACAATACGATATGGAATGTCGCTTCCCTAACAAAACCAATCACTGCAATTGTAGCGTTGAAATTAGTCAGTCAAGGAAAATGGAATCTGGACGAACCGGTCTACAAATACTGGACAGATCCGGATGTTGCCAATGATCCCAACAACAAATTAATTACAACAAGACTTATTATAAGCCACCAGACCGGTTTTCCGAATTGGAGGTATATGAACAAATCCGGCAAATTAGACATTCAATTTAAACCGGGTACTAAACATCAATATTCGGGAGAAGGGTTTGAATATTTGAGAAAAGCATTGGAAAAAAAATTCCACAAGCCATTGAACCAATTAGCGGCAGAATTAATTTTTGAGCCGCTGCAAATGACCGACACTCAATTTTTCTGGAATGCTAAAACCGATGAATCCAGATTTGCCATTGGTTACGACACTAAAGGGAATGCCTATGAAACAAACAAAAATAAAACCGCAAACGCTGCCGATGATCTGCTAACCACCATCAAAGATTATGGAACCTTTTTATGTAGTGTAATGAACGGCGACGGTTTGAGTAAAAAAGTTTTTGATGACATGATTACCCCTCAGGTTAATAAAGAGAAAAAAAACAAATACTTCGGATTGGGTTTCGAAATATATGATCTTGAAAATGACACCTATGCTTTATCACACGGGGGCGCAGATCAAGGCGTACAAACCCTTGTTTTTCTCTTACCAAAGACCAAACAAGGACTGCTTATTTTTACCAATGTAGATGATGGTTACAAAGTTTATAAGAAACTACTTTTGCACTATTTAGGCGAAAATGGTAAAAAAATAATTGCTATTGAAACGAAATAA
- a CDS encoding DUF6058 family natural product biosynthesis protein, translating into MESNLKYIEDNYIELENLATLTHFETAEIEKFIVEKLIPSYSYLIHSEIKISSSLNDSHSISTAKKYFSKNVVSLLNDLKRTQNNSEDVKQKFRENFIQRLLNHSTKEFAYQNLFDENNRVDEERLDMAFEEEWKHYNNGIYGICTLNASENDIIDKEIIVKKLIKFNQEKENRKLTDSEKEELKSLNAEFNKSTNLFAPYQRATSSRGKYLDKILKENDLSDLVKKYS; encoded by the coding sequence ATGGAATCAAACCTAAAATACATCGAAGACAACTACATCGAACTCGAAAATCTGGCGACACTTACCCATTTTGAAACAGCTGAAATTGAAAAGTTTATCGTTGAAAAATTAATTCCATCCTATTCTTATTTGATACATTCTGAGATAAAAATATCTTCTTCCTTAAATGACTCACACTCGATTTCAACAGCAAAAAAATACTTTAGCAAAAACGTGGTAAGTCTTTTAAACGATTTAAAAAGAACCCAAAACAACAGTGAGGACGTAAAGCAGAAATTTAGAGAAAACTTTATCCAGCGTTTGCTAAATCACAGCACCAAAGAATTTGCGTATCAAAATCTATTCGATGAAAACAATCGTGTAGATGAAGAAAGATTAGACATGGCTTTTGAAGAGGAATGGAAGCATTACAACAATGGCATCTATGGCATATGTACCTTGAATGCTTCAGAAAATGACATTATCGACAAAGAGATTATTGTAAAGAAACTAATCAAATTCAATCAGGAAAAGGAAAATCGAAAACTAACGGACTCTGAAAAAGAAGAATTAAAAAGCCTCAACGCCGAATTTAACAAATCAACTAATCTTTTCGCACCTTACCAAAGAGCAACCAGTAGCAGAGGGAAATACCTGGACAAAATTCTGAAGGAAAATGATCTAAGTGACTTAGTGAAAAAGTACTCGTAA
- a CDS encoding helix-turn-helix domain-containing protein, with the protein MNLYSEFYVSEKSERFVNKIWCLDNSIGETLIENKLILPNGCFNLAIVSGRSIEVHTSKKKYLMTEGLYFCSQMTNKVLVNIQPETKVTITQLHPWTLSMFPKYDLSNFTDAILKIDPTELPFDDEIDYRLNSSISDLLNVINTYFEELDALHPSKNTIEKICEIIRLHEEEISISEIGKIINLSQRSLQIKFQAATGLTIKKYIQLLKFRKSVDQMVHMSQEKLSLTDVALYNKYFDQSHFIKKFKDVTKTTPKMFNPDFYFLSKKR; encoded by the coding sequence ATGAACCTCTATTCAGAATTTTATGTAAGTGAAAAAAGTGAACGTTTTGTCAATAAGATTTGGTGTCTTGACAATAGTATTGGCGAAACTTTAATCGAGAATAAACTCATTCTGCCTAATGGCTGTTTTAACTTAGCGATTGTAAGCGGAAGGTCTATAGAAGTTCACACCAGCAAAAAAAAGTATCTCATGACAGAGGGACTCTATTTTTGTTCACAAATGACCAATAAAGTTTTAGTGAATATCCAACCTGAAACTAAAGTAACCATTACGCAATTGCACCCCTGGACACTTTCGATGTTTCCTAAATATGATTTAAGCAATTTTACAGATGCTATCCTTAAAATAGATCCAACAGAACTTCCTTTCGATGACGAAATTGATTATCGTTTAAACAGTTCTATTTCAGATTTACTGAATGTTATCAATACTTATTTCGAAGAATTAGATGCTTTACATCCGTCTAAAAATACAATTGAAAAAATCTGCGAAATCATCAGACTTCATGAGGAAGAAATTTCAATTTCTGAAATTGGAAAAATTATAAACTTATCACAGCGCTCCTTACAAATTAAGTTTCAGGCGGCAACCGGACTTACCATCAAAAAATACATTCAGCTACTAAAATTTAGAAAATCGGTTGATCAAATGGTCCATATGAGTCAGGAAAAACTAAGCCTGACCGATGTTGCACTTTATAATAAATATTTTGACCAGTCGCATTTTATAAAAAAATTTAAAGATGTGACGAAAACAACTCCAAAAATGTTCAATCCGGATTTTTACTTTCTATCCAAGAAAAGATAG
- a CDS encoding FAD-dependent oxidoreductase — translation MQTPLKIAVVGSGLVGSLLAIYLKKAGHTVHVYDRSPDIRQINFSGRSINLAMSNRGWKALDAVGVGDAVREIAIPMDKRAIHLVDKLNFQNYGQEGESIYSISRGTLNRKMIDLAEQAGAEFFFEQKIWDVTLNDATLHIGDTERGEWEEKKFDMVFGADGAFSRIRHRMQRQSMFNYSQEFLNMGYKELNIPANSDATHKLDKYSFHIWPRGEYMLIALPNLDGSFTCTLFMPFEGENSFASLTDRKSVEEFFEKNFPDSIEVIPKLAEDFFKNPTSTLVTMKCFPWTYEDKIALIGDACHAIVPFYGQGMNAGFEDITVLNEMIEKYGDDWKKVFSEYQISRKPNADAIAELSYRNFMEMSTKTADEKFLLQKKIEKAFSDKHPDRWIPLYSRVTFSDRPYTEALAIGDFQNAIMDEILKLDNIENTWHTPEIENKILELLNQ, via the coding sequence ATGCAAACTCCACTTAAAATTGCTGTTGTCGGTTCTGGATTGGTAGGATCGTTATTAGCAATTTACCTTAAAAAAGCAGGTCATACCGTTCATGTTTATGATCGTAGTCCTGATATTCGCCAAATCAATTTTTCGGGACGTTCTATCAATCTGGCAATGTCCAACCGTGGTTGGAAAGCTCTTGATGCAGTTGGTGTTGGTGATGCGGTTCGCGAAATCGCAATCCCAATGGACAAACGTGCCATTCATTTGGTAGACAAACTAAATTTTCAAAATTATGGTCAGGAAGGCGAATCGATTTATTCGATTTCAAGAGGGACTTTAAATAGAAAAATGATTGATCTTGCAGAACAAGCCGGAGCAGAGTTTTTCTTTGAACAAAAAATCTGGGATGTTACGCTCAATGATGCCACGCTGCATATTGGCGATACCGAAAGAGGTGAGTGGGAAGAGAAGAAATTTGATATGGTTTTTGGTGCCGATGGTGCTTTCTCAAGAATCAGACACCGCATGCAACGTCAGAGTATGTTCAATTATTCACAGGAATTTTTGAATATGGGCTATAAAGAATTAAATATTCCGGCAAATTCAGACGCTACACATAAATTAGATAAATATTCTTTTCATATTTGGCCACGTGGTGAGTACATGTTGATTGCACTTCCTAATTTAGACGGAAGTTTTACCTGTACCTTGTTTATGCCATTTGAAGGCGAAAATTCGTTTGCGTCTTTAACAGACCGTAAGAGCGTGGAGGAATTTTTTGAAAAAAACTTCCCGGATTCGATTGAAGTAATTCCAAAACTGGCAGAAGATTTCTTCAAAAACCCAACCAGTACTTTGGTTACCATGAAATGTTTTCCGTGGACATATGAAGATAAAATTGCTCTAATCGGAGATGCCTGCCATGCAATAGTCCCATTTTATGGGCAAGGTATGAATGCCGGTTTTGAAGACATCACAGTTTTAAATGAAATGATCGAAAAGTACGGAGATGATTGGAAAAAAGTTTTCTCTGAGTATCAAATTTCTCGTAAGCCTAATGCAGATGCGATAGCAGAACTTTCGTATCGCAATTTTATGGAAATGAGTACTAAAACTGCAGATGAGAAATTCTTGTTGCAAAAGAAAATTGAAAAAGCATTCTCAGATAAACATCCCGATAGATGGATTCCATTATACAGTCGTGTGACTTTTAGTGATCGTCCCTATACAGAGGCCCTGGCGATTGGCGATTTCCAAAACGCAATCATGGATGAGATTCTAAAATTAGATAATATTGAAAATACGTGGCACACTCCCGAAATCGAAAACAAGATTTTGGAGTTGTTAAATCAATAA